The Pseudoalteromonas translucida KMM 520 genome segment ATCTGATTGAAAGTTGACAAGAAATAAACCATTATACTCAGTAGCTATAGCGACCCAATCATTGCTCAGTAACTTTAGATTAACTATGTAATAATTTCCTAATAGTTCTAATTCTGGGTGAGTGGTTACTATTGCTTTAATACCTTCTTCATCAGAAGAAACTTTTTTCAGTCCACTCTCCGTTGCAAATAAAATATCTCCATTAGCCATTTCTGTAATTGCAGTAACCTTCTTGTCTGTTGCTGCAGTGATTTTTTGAAAAGCCTGGTTGTCTGGTTTATATAATACAAGCCCTTCTCCTGTTGAAATCCAAAGTCGGTTTTTTGAATCAATAAAAAGAGTCAATATCCAACTTGACGGTAAACCATCATCTCTTTTAAAAATATCAATGCTGCCATCAATGTTAATTCGGTTTAACCCATCTTCAGTAGCGAGCCAGAGATTACCGGTTTTATCTTCGGCTATTTTATTTACAAAATTATTAGAAATATGATCAGTCGAACTTGGTGAAAAATAAAAGTGCCTAAAAGAATAGCCATCGTACCTGATCGCCCCTCTAGAGGTTGAAAACCAAATAAAGCCATTTGATTGCTGAAATGTTTGCAGTATTTCTAGCGAGGGTAAGCCATCTTCAAGAGTAAGGTGTTTGAAAATGTAATCTGACGTATTTGCAGATGCAGATAGGCAATATATTGCTAAAGAAATAAATTGAAGAAATTTTAAAATAAGGTGCATCCTGTACCTCTACATTGAATTAATCTAAGTTACCCAGTATTATTTTTATCTTTAATTTGCAGTAGATTAAGCACTCTTTGCTAACAAAACATATACAATTACTTAATGTACTACTTAAAATACACAATGTCACTGTTCGTTATAACAACGACTTTCAAGATAAAAGTGTATGAAATTTGAGATACTGAGAACTATAGAAAAAAATTTAACCTATGGTTTGTAGTAAAAAAGCCGAATACCCAGATAACACTAATTGTTCTTAATAGTTAACAATAAAATTTAAAAACCAACATAGGGAAACAGGAGGAGTTGACACATTAATTCCATTTAAATCAAAATGTGAATGAATTTTTTTGTATCATTAGTGTAATTTACAGGGTTACTAAAATAAAAAGCAATTATCTTAATACCATTTAAAAATAATTTTATACAGTCTAGCTACTATTTTACGAACTTACTTAGAAATGCTCCATAAAAAAACCCGCAACTTGATTACTCAAGTTGCGGGTTTTTTAGGGTTTTTAGACAAACGAATCTAAAAACCGATATTGGTGGAGCTGGGGGGATTTGAACCCCCGTCCGAAAAGCCTCGACCGTCGGTACTACATGCTTAGTATTGTCATTTAATTAACCTTTAAGTCCCGGACAAACACGGTAAATAAAGGCGAGGCCGCTTAGTTTTAACGCTTCAACCCCGGCCAGGGTTTCCGTCGCGATCAGGTGTTAGGGTGACACTCCAAAATCTAGTCCACAAGAATACATAGAAGGAGCGCTAGCTGGCCTAAGCCGCTAGAGAGTAGTTATCGTCGTTTGCGATTACTTTAGGTTGCGGCTGTTTAACGAGGCAAACCGCACCTCGACATGCACCTTGGGCTTCTTGAATTCCGTCGAATCCTAATCAGCCCCTGAATTAGTAACTCATTCAGAGCGTACGGCTAGTATAACCGAGTAACATGCTGATACTCAAGGGCCTTCGACGCTTTATTTTATTTACTAGGTACTGCTGTGCATTAAACAGGCAAAACCATGCAATCAACTCAAACTGAGCGTAACATTTACTTAACACCTTCTCTACTTTGTGCTCAAATAGGGGATTAAATTTATCTAATAACAAATTTTAATCTTTATATTAAAAATAAAATAATAACAGGCATATTACGTAGGGAATTTATAAATGTCGGTTTTTTCATTTAATCAACAAACAGGGTACTTGTCTTTATTAAAGCATCCGATAGACAGTGGTTTTATAGCAACAACAACACAGTTAATAACATTGATAGAGCAATCTCAGTATTGCGACTTTGAGATTATAGCTGTCAATATTAGTAAGTTATTTGCGCAAAGTAAAAATTATCAAAGCGAATCGTTAATTGTTGCACACGCAATTAATGCCGCTATTACTATTAATATTGATGACAAAAATATGGTAGCCGAGGCAACGATTAAAACGGCGAAAGGTGGTGTATTGCTATCAATGCAAGACGCACAAAAAGCACTTTTTGATGCAGGTATAAGTAAGGGCATAAGCCCACAAGCCTTAGATAACTTTTTAGGGCAACAATTTGAGCACCCTGCAGGAAGCGAATATTCTGCAATTATAGCGCATGGCCGTAACCCTAAAAAAGGCCTTGACGCCAAATTTGTACGTTTGTGTTCAACCGCACAAGATCGTGTACTTAGCCCGCAAGCTAAGGAAGGCGGTAAAGTTGATATGAAAAATTTGGGGGCAATTATTACGGTAAAACCAGGCACGCCACTTATGCAGCGAGTTGCGGCTACTTTAGGTGAAGATGGTTATACTGTATTTGGCGATATTATTTTGGCAAAGCCCGGCAAAGAGCATCAATTGCAGCCTTTTGAGGGAACCAAAATTGATCCTAATAACCCAAATATATTAATAGCTGATTGCAAAGGCGTACCAGTTGCCCTACCCCGCGGAATGCGCGTGGATGACGTGTTATGTTTTGATAACGTAGATGTAAGTACCGGCCATATTGATTTTACCGGTAGCGTAATTATTAGTGGTGATATTAAAGACGGTATGCATGTTAAAGCGAATGGCGACATTACTGTTTTAGGCTTTGTAGAATCAGGAACAATACACAGTAAAGGTGCAGTAACCATTATGCTAGGTGCCATTGGCCGAAAGCGCGAAGTTGATGAAGCATTTAGTTGCCACATAATTGCTCAGCGCACTATTTGTATAGGATACGCCCAGTATTGCCATATAGAAACAGCACAAGACCTCTTTATTGAACGCCAGGCTTTACATTGTGATTTACGCGCTAAGCGATTAATTAGAGTGGGAAAAGCGAACAATCCGCGCGGCAAAGTAATTGGCGGTAATATATTAGATGCACTGCGCCTTGAAACTGGTGAGCTGGGTGCCCCTGCGGGAACTAAAACCAAGGTGTTTTTAGCACAACATTGGTTTGAGCTGAGAGAAAAGCAAACTGAAATTTTTGACTTTGAAAAGCTGCTTGCTGATAAATCTGCTGTGCTAAAGAATGCGCGAATTAAAGCCAACAAAATCCCAACACCGGCGCAACGTCAATTATTTTTAGATAAAATTCAGCTTAATGAGCAGCATATACAAACACGTACTGCTCAGTTACAGCGCCAAAAACAGCTTATTAAGCATAAAATAATGCAACTACTGGCCACCAGCTACTTAAAAGTTAACGATTTAATGCATCCGGGTGTGGAGCTTAAAATAGCGAAAGACACTAAGCAGTTTTCGCGTATTTATCCGCCCCATTTAGTCAAACTAAGCGAAGGTAAAATTACTCAGGCGTTTTAGCATCATCGCTGTTAATATCATCTACTTGTAACTCAGTGTCGGTGTTTTCTAATGGCGCTAGTGGCCAACCGCCTAGTTGTTGCCAGCGATTCACTATTAAACAATAAAGCTCAGCGGTACGCTCTGTATCGTAAAGTGCTGAGTGTGCTTGGCTATTATCAAATTCAATACCCGCGGCTCTACATGCTTTGGCAAGTACAGTTTGCCCTAAAGCAAGCCCAGCTAACGATGTAGTATCAAAACTTACAAATGGATGGAACGGCGTGCGCTTTATATTATTGCGCTCTATTGCTACATTTAAAAAACCATGATCGAATGCTGCATTATGCGCAACCACAACTGAACGTTGGCAGCCTGCTGCTTTTTGCGCTTTGCGCACAACTTTGCAAATTTCTTTAATTGCATGCTCTTCAGGCACAGCACCGCGCAGTGCTGAAAATGGATCAATACCATTAAACTCAATGGCCGCTTGTTCAATGTTAGCGTCTGCAAACGGTTCTACATGAAAGTGCACCGTGTGATCTATGCTAAGCAATCCTTCGTCATCCATTTTTAAAACAGATACTGCAATTTCTAATAAAGCGTCGGTCTCTTTATTAAACCCGCCAGTTTCAACATCAATTACCACTGGAAAAAAGCCACGAAAGCGTTTTGCGAAAAGTGTTTGCTCAGTATTTGCCATAGTCTTCTTGGTTTGTAGGTGTAAGCCATCTATTATGTCAAAATTGAGGGCCTTTCGGCTAGGGGATTTATTGATTAATTATAGCTAAAACTATAGGCATGCAATTTGCTTTACAGTTAGAGCTTACTCAGTATTGTTTACTATTAAGTGCTATTACACGGTATTTTGCCAAATTATTGGCAATACTGATTTACTGGAGAACCCCCAATGAAGTTTAAGTTGTTATTTATTAGCCTGGGTATTACCAGCGCACTTTGCAGTTATAGCAGCTATGGTGCTATGCGCCAATACATTGCCGATCAAGACAACTCTAACTGGCAAGTAGTTAAAACCACTCGTTTACAATGCCAGTTAAATCATGAAGTTCCATATTATGGCGAAGCCATATTTAATGTTGTTGCAAGTAAAAACAAAGACCTTACTTTTAATTTAGATATGGTTGTTCGCCCTGATAATTACGCTATTGCGGGCTTAAAAGCAGTGCCACCAGCATGGCGAGCCGGTACGCCAGTTCGCGATATAGCTGACATGAAGTTGCTTAAAAAGTTTGACGGCGAGCTGGGTAATAAAACCGCGTGGGAAATGCTCACCGAACTTGAAAAAGGTAATCAGCCTACTTTTTATTATCAAGACTGGCAAAATAGTGCCGATAAAATTGCCGTAGGCATGTCGGGGGTTAATTTTAAACAAGCCTATTGGGCCTTTTTACAATGCCGCGATGAATTACTGCCATATAGCTTTGAAGATATTTCGTTTACGGTAATGAACTATCAGTCTAACAGCAGTAAATTAACTAAATCTTCGCAGCAACGTTTAGATAAAATTGCTGAATACTTAAAAAATGATCCAAGTATTGAGTCAATTAATATAGCGTCTTATACCGATAGCTATGGCGGCCGATGGAATAACCTAGACCTTTCTAAAACACGCGCTAAAGCTATTAAAGATTATATGATTAGTTTAGGTGTTGATGAAACTAAAGTGCATACCGATGGGTTAGGCGAAAAACGCTTTGTAGACACTAACGATACTATTTTAGGACGCAACAAAAACCGTAGATTAGTAATTCAAATAGCGAAAATATGATGCTTTAGCATCATATTTTTTGCTTACTTCGATTAACTATTTGCTCGCCAAACTGAAACACACCTAAGCTTAGTAAAATAATAACCGCACCACTAATAAGCTCCTTACTAAGTGGTTCATTATTAAGCCATGCGCCAAGCCCTAATGCAAAACTTGGGGTAATAAGCGTGGTAAGTGCAACAGTACTGGCATTTAAGTTTTGTAATACATGAAAATACGCCAGCGCTCCTAACAATGAGCCAAATACTCCTAAATAACCAATAGCCCATATTGATTTAGCACTCCAATTTTGTATATTTAATTCACCGTCTAGCAGCAACCAAGCAATAAAAAATAAAGGTGTTACAAACACCAGAGCACCAAATGTAGTTGCCATAGGATGAATTGCAATTTTAACCCGCTTGATCATCACTCCACTTAAACTAAAAAAACACACCGCTATAAACACATATAACAAACCAAGCCCCTGAGTTTGCGAGTGCTTAATTTGGTTATAGCTGACAAAATATAATCCGATTAGGGCACATGCAAGTGCGATTAGCTTAATTGCACTAAACTTAGGCTCGTTAAGGAGTTGCTGGGCAAGTAAGCCCGATAAAATAGGCGCTAAGCCAAACATTAATGAAATAATGCCTGAGGGCACTGTTTTAGCCGCCATATAACTAAGTAACATGCCACCAAAAATACCTATGCTAGAGTAAAAATAAAGTAAGCAGGCATTTTTATTCCACGGCACCCTAATACGCGTAATAGCTATAATTACAGCACCTAAAGTAAGCCCTACCAACATACGTAATAAAACCGCTAATGTTGGCGATACTGTATCGCTGCTCCACACTATACCTAATGGTGTGGTTGACCATATAAGAACCATTATAAAGTACGATACTTTAATTGGCACATGCCGCTCCTTAGCTATTAATAATAAAACTCAAAAAACTTCAAATAAACTATACGCTTAAAGCACTTTTTTAATAGTTAATATTAATAAAAGATGCATTTAAATTACAGTTGTAAATAGATGATTACACTTTATTTTATTTCTTTTATAACAAAACTATTTAAGTTTTGGTTAACTAGTTATATCTTGCGTACCTCTCAAGATTGATCAGGATCATTAAGTGCTTAAAAATAAAACAATAGGTAGCATGTTAATTGTTGCAGGTACTACCATAGGTGCAGGTATGTTGGCCTTACCAATAGCGTCAGCCGGACTAGGGTTTAGCACTGCGCTGACATTAATTGTCGGTTGTTGGTTATTAATGACCTACACTGCACTGCTAATGCTTGAGCTCCATCAGTATGCTCCTCGCGATGCGACGCTAAATACCTTAGCTAAACTTTGGCTTGGCAAACGTGGGCAATATGTAGCTAACTTTTCGGTGATATTTTTATTTTACGCTTTGTGTGCAGCTTATATTGCTGGTGGTGGCGCACAACTTCAAGATCGTATAAACACGGGGTTTAACGTGAGTATTGCACCGCAACTGGCCTCTGTTTTACTGGCAGTTTTAATTGCTGGTGTGGTAACTCTGGGTACCAGTAAGGTCGATAAATTTAATAGAGTGCTGTTTTCAATAAAAATAGTGGTACTTGCCAGCCTGTTTTATATGTTAACGCCTTATGTACATGGCCAACATTTACTTGAAATGCCAGTAGAGCAAGGCTTAATACTCTCGGCTATTCCGGTGGTATTTACCTCATTTGGTTTTCATGGCTCTATTCCTTCAATTGTTAAATACGTAGGATTAGAAGTAAAAACACTGCGTAAAGTAATGATAGCGGGTGCAACGCTACCGTTAGGTATTTATATTTTTTGGCAAATATTAAGCCAGGGTATTATGAGTCAAAATGATTTGCTCAATAGCCAAGGTTTAAGTGGCTTTGTACAAAGCATGGCGAGCATAGCGCACAACCCAAACGTTGCTACTGCCGTTAAGTTATTTGCTGATCTTGCATTGGCCACTTCATTTTTAGGTGTAAGTTTAGGCTTGTTTGACTTTTTTGCCGACACTTTCAAAAAAGCAGATACAAAAGCGGATCGAATTAAAACGGCATTAATTACCTTTATACCTCCTCTTGGTTTTGCCATATTTTATCCGCAAGGGTTTATTATGGCGCTTGGCTACGCAGCGATTGCCTTGGTTATTTTGGCCGTTTTTTTACCTGTAGCTATGGTTTATAAGCAACGTAAAAGTACACAAAACACAGGTTACAAAGTACGCAGCGGTAATATTGGCTTAGCCATTGCGGCATTATGCGGTTTAACTATTATTAGTGCCCAAGGCCTACAAATGGCCGGATTAATACCCCCAATTGGATAAAGCTTAAATTGTAATAGCCCCGATAAAAACAGACTCGGGGCTATTCGTTTTACAGTTTAAAATACACTTGATACCCCACGGCCTGTTTTTTCAGATGCCGCATCTAACTTACCCGCATTATTAATAATTACATGCATATCGCCAAAGTGGCGCTCATCTAGGGTATAGCCCATTTTTATGAGTTGTGCTTTTACACTACTCTCAAGCCCAGAGTGCGCCCTAATTACATTTTTAGGCCATAACTGATGATGAAAGCGGGGGCTATTAACGACCTCATCTGCGCTCATATTAAATTCTACTGCATTTAAAATAGACTCATACACTGAGCTAATAATAGTAGTGCCTCCTGGCGATCCTGTAACCATTTTAACGGTATTGTTTTTCAGTAATATAGTTGGTGTCATTGAACTGAGCATCCGCTTGTGCGGTTGTATTTCGTTGGCTTTACCGCCAATTGCACCAAATACGTTCATTACTCCGGGTTTAGCACTAAAGTCATCCATTTCATTATTTAGAATAAAACCGGCCCCTTCAACTACAACACCGCTACCAAAAGGTAAATTAATTGTAGTAGTATTGGCAACCGCATTACCCATTTTATCTACAATTGAAAAGTGCGTGGTTTGCTCGCTTTCATGCAGACCGGGGTTAATACTTTCGGTGCTTGTAATGGTTGTTAACGATATGTCATTGCTACGTTTTTTTAAATAATCTATATTGGTGAGTGCATTAACGGGTACAGTATAAAAATCTGGATCCCCTAAGTATTCTGCTCTATCTGCAAATACACGCTTACCTATTTCAGCTAATAAATGAATGTACTGCGTGGAGTTATGCACCAACCCTGTACTAGGTTTTTGTAACTCGTACATTTTTAACCACTGTAATATGGCAATACCGCCCGAACTTGGTGGTGGCGACGTTAAAACCTGATAGCCGTTCCAATTTGCTGTTATTGGTGTGCGAGACTTTGCCGTATAATTTTTTAAATCGTCTTGATTTATAATACCACCATGCTGGTGAATAAATTTGGCAATAATATTTGCAGTTTCACCTTTATAAAAACCATCTTGGCCTTCGTCGCGTATGCGTTTGAGGGTTGTGGCTAATTGTGGTTGTTTAAATACTTTGTTAGCGGTTGCGGTTGCAAAATAATCGCCAAAATTAACATCAATATCATTATTTTTTAGCTCAGTAATATACTGTGTAATTTGCTGTGCTAGCTTAGGGGGGACAACAAACCCCTGCTCTGCTAAAGTTACCGCAGGTTGTAATAAGGTTTTCCACGCTAAGGTGCCATGTTTTTTATGCGCTAACCACATACCTGCAACACTACCTGGTACACCACTGGCATGAATACCGTAAATAGACTTATTAGCAATCACCTCGTCCTGCTCGTCTAAATACATGTCTCGGTGGGCAGCATTTGGCGCTGTTTCTCGGTAGTCAATAAAGTCTCCTTGGCCGTCTTTGTGGATCAACATAAAACCGCCACCACCAATATTTCCTGCCTCGGGTAGTGTTACTGCCAGTACGAACTGCGCAGTAATAGCTGCATCAACGGCATTTCCACCTTGCTCTAATATACTTTTAGCTGCTTGTGCACTAAACGCATCAGGCATTGCCACGGCGCTCTGAGTAATTTGCTCTGCAGTTACACTAAATACGCTAAGCTGTAAAATTAAAATGCTTTTGGCGATTAATTTACTACGCGAAATAAACAAATTCATACCATATCCTTTAAGTTATTATTATTAAAATATCTGTGTACATTAATGCACGGCAGTAAAGTGTTGGTCAATCAGTAAGCAGCATATTTTGCCTTACTTTTTATACATCGTTTTAATTTATAGCGTGAGATTTTTTGAATAAAGTACAGCCGGTAAATCGCCATATTCATCACACTCGAGATAGCTTTTAATAAATTGCATTCCTAATTTTTCCATTATTTTAATAGAACCAAGGTTATCTTTAACTGCTGTGGCGCTAATTGCGTTAACCTCACTTTGTTTAGCTATTTCAAGGCAAATCGCTGTAGCAGCCTCGGTGGCATAGCCATGTCCCCAACTTGCTTGTTTAAAACGCCAACCTATTTCTATATCACTATAATCAGGAGCAGTGCTAAAAAAATGCATCGGCCTGACTAGAATCCATCCTATAAAAGCATTGCTTTGTTTTTTTTGTAATTTGCCAAAGCCCCCAGCCTTTTTCTGCGTTTCGATAAGTCAGCATCTGCGGCACACTGCGGCTTTTTATTTGATCTAAGGAACTGGGCACACCTCGGGTTAAATATTGCATGACTGCGGGATCTTGGTCGAGTTCATATAATTGCGGCCAATCATTTTTATCCATTAATTTAAAATTTAATCGCTTTGTTACGGGTATGTTCATTTTCGTTACTTATAATGGTGTTAAATATTATTTTATATCGATGGGAAAATTACACATGAATAAATTAGCAGGTTTAGCATTATTAGGCACTTTAATTACATTAACCGCGTGTGAAGATGCCAAAGAGATCAAAGAAGACGCTAAAGACACCGGTGCTCAAGTGCAGCAAGAGCTAGATAAAGCGTGGACTAAAGTAAAAGAAACCACTCACGAAATTAAACATGACGAGTCGCTAAATCAGTTATTACAGCAAAGTAAAGCAATGGGTTTAGATATGTACGATGACGGCAAAGAAGTTGCTGTGGACGCGTGGATAAAAAGTAAAGAAACGGCAGGCGAGCTAACCGAAAAAACCAAACAAAAAGCACGTGAAATTGCCGAAGAAATTGAGCAAGCACGTAAAGATCTTAACAAAGATTAATTTTTCCCTACTAATATTAAAAAAGGTAAGCCGCGGCTTACCTTTTTTGTTTAAAATGCGTTAGTTTAATTAGTTTACAGCTCAAAGTCTTTTTTGAACTTTAAACCAAATTCACTGCGGTCATTACTGCGCATAACGCCAACAAAACCAGTTTGTTGTAAGCGTCCTACATCGTACACTTCGTTTAATACGTTTTCACCATATAGCGTTACTTCCATATCGCCGTACGGGTTAGTGTAAGAAATATTAAAGCCAACTAACTCACGAGAATCAATTGTTTCGCTGTAGTTAAATACTGACTGACCTTGCATTTCACTACGATACGAGTAGTTTGCATTAAAAGCCAGAGTGCCACCGTTATTTAAATCCATAAAATATGAAGGCGCAATCATCACAGTCCAGCGTGGTGTTAATGCAGGCGAATCGCCTTTACCAATTCCTTGAACGCCTGCTGCTACTTCACTAATTTCTGAATCTAAGTAACCCACTGCACTGCGAATAGTAAAGTCATCAGTAATAGCTACTGTTGTTTCAAGCTCAATACCTTGTGCTTTTGATTGACCAGCATTTTCAACGATAGTTACAAAACCACCGCCCGAAGTAGGATCTGAAAATGGCAGCGCTAAATCTGTGTAGTCAGTTACAAATACGGCCAACATCATAGATACATTTTCGTGTACTTGGCCTTTTAAGCCAATTTCGTAGTTAATTGCTTTTGTTTCATCAAATGATGAAAACTGATCAGGGCCGCCAAATGGACGCGGTGGGAAGCCGCCTGTTTGGTAACCTTTTTGAACTTGACCATACACATTCAT includes the following:
- a CDS encoding aromatic amino acid transport family protein; its protein translation is MLKNKTIGSMLIVAGTTIGAGMLALPIASAGLGFSTALTLIVGCWLLMTYTALLMLELHQYAPRDATLNTLAKLWLGKRGQYVANFSVIFLFYALCAAYIAGGGAQLQDRINTGFNVSIAPQLASVLLAVLIAGVVTLGTSKVDKFNRVLFSIKIVVLASLFYMLTPYVHGQHLLEMPVEQGLILSAIPVVFTSFGFHGSIPSIVKYVGLEVKTLRKVMIAGATLPLGIYIFWQILSQGIMSQNDLLNSQGLSGFVQSMASIAHNPNVATAVKLFADLALATSFLGVSLGLFDFFADTFKKADTKADRIKTALITFIPPLGFAIFYPQGFIMALGYAAIALVILAVFLPVAMVYKQRKSTQNTGYKVRSGNIGLAIAALCGLTIISAQGLQMAGLIPPIG
- a CDS encoding DUF342 domain-containing protein, with product MSVFSFNQQTGYLSLLKHPIDSGFIATTTQLITLIEQSQYCDFEIIAVNISKLFAQSKNYQSESLIVAHAINAAITINIDDKNMVAEATIKTAKGGVLLSMQDAQKALFDAGISKGISPQALDNFLGQQFEHPAGSEYSAIIAHGRNPKKGLDAKFVRLCSTAQDRVLSPQAKEGGKVDMKNLGAIITVKPGTPLMQRVAATLGEDGYTVFGDIILAKPGKEHQLQPFEGTKIDPNNPNILIADCKGVPVALPRGMRVDDVLCFDNVDVSTGHIDFTGSVIISGDIKDGMHVKANGDITVLGFVESGTIHSKGAVTIMLGAIGRKREVDEAFSCHIIAQRTICIGYAQYCHIETAQDLFIERQALHCDLRAKRLIRVGKANNPRGKVIGGNILDALRLETGELGAPAGTKTKVFLAQHWFELREKQTEIFDFEKLLADKSAVLKNARIKANKIPTPAQRQLFLDKIQLNEQHIQTRTAQLQRQKQLIKHKIMQLLATSYLKVNDLMHPGVELKIAKDTKQFSRIYPPHLVKLSEGKITQAF
- a CDS encoding DMT family transporter — encoded protein: MPIKVSYFIMVLIWSTTPLGIVWSSDTVSPTLAVLLRMLVGLTLGAVIIAITRIRVPWNKNACLLYFYSSIGIFGGMLLSYMAAKTVPSGIISLMFGLAPILSGLLAQQLLNEPKFSAIKLIALACALIGLYFVSYNQIKHSQTQGLGLLYVFIAVCFFSLSGVMIKRVKIAIHPMATTFGALVFVTPLFFIAWLLLDGELNIQNWSAKSIWAIGYLGVFGSLLGALAYFHVLQNLNASTVALTTLITPSFALGLGAWLNNEPLSKELISGAVIILLSLGVFQFGEQIVNRSKQKI
- the ggt gene encoding gamma-glutamyltransferase, producing the protein MNLFISRSKLIAKSILILQLSVFSVTAEQITQSAVAMPDAFSAQAAKSILEQGGNAVDAAITAQFVLAVTLPEAGNIGGGGFMLIHKDGQGDFIDYRETAPNAAHRDMYLDEQDEVIANKSIYGIHASGVPGSVAGMWLAHKKHGTLAWKTLLQPAVTLAEQGFVVPPKLAQQITQYITELKNNDIDVNFGDYFATATANKVFKQPQLATTLKRIRDEGQDGFYKGETANIIAKFIHQHGGIINQDDLKNYTAKSRTPITANWNGYQVLTSPPPSSGGIAILQWLKMYELQKPSTGLVHNSTQYIHLLAEIGKRVFADRAEYLGDPDFYTVPVNALTNIDYLKKRSNDISLTTITSTESINPGLHESEQTTHFSIVDKMGNAVANTTTINLPFGSGVVVEGAGFILNNEMDDFSAKPGVMNVFGAIGGKANEIQPHKRMLSSMTPTILLKNNTVKMVTGSPGGTTIISSVYESILNAVEFNMSADEVVNSPRFHHQLWPKNVIRAHSGLESSVKAQLIKMGYTLDERHFGDMHVIINNAGKLDAASEKTGRGVSSVF
- a CDS encoding flagellar protein MotY, which encodes MKFKLLFISLGITSALCSYSSYGAMRQYIADQDNSNWQVVKTTRLQCQLNHEVPYYGEAIFNVVASKNKDLTFNLDMVVRPDNYAIAGLKAVPPAWRAGTPVRDIADMKLLKKFDGELGNKTAWEMLTELEKGNQPTFYYQDWQNSADKIAVGMSGVNFKQAYWAFLQCRDELLPYSFEDISFTVMNYQSNSSKLTKSSQQRLDKIAEYLKNDPSIESINIASYTDSYGGRWNNLDLSKTRAKAIKDYMISLGVDETKVHTDGLGEKRFVDTNDTILGRNKNRRLVIQIAKI
- the rnt gene encoding ribonuclease T, with amino-acid sequence MANTEQTLFAKRFRGFFPVVIDVETGGFNKETDALLEIAVSVLKMDDEGLLSIDHTVHFHVEPFADANIEQAAIEFNGIDPFSALRGAVPEEHAIKEICKVVRKAQKAAGCQRSVVVAHNAAFDHGFLNVAIERNNIKRTPFHPFVSFDTTSLAGLALGQTVLAKACRAAGIEFDNSQAHSALYDTERTAELYCLIVNRWQQLGGWPLAPLENTDTELQVDDINSDDAKTPE